Proteins encoded by one window of Gordonia jinghuaiqii:
- a CDS encoding YdcF family protein, giving the protein MKLVAAATIAVAALGGVAVGSLPADGVSVVTTASAVDPAGLYNSAQSKFAGGDVTGGLDLLQQVLAVAPADTDALALQAVWADQVEDAVGRSALSRLSMMNPMLATTARNVISGVATAAAIVPDTTPKPVSGRVAIVILGYGLNANGKMAPELVNRVSAGKEQSEITTGAPIVVTGGVPKKGITEAAAMRTWLVDNGVDANRILTEDKSGSTVANAQNTAELLRAQGIRDIVLVTSPNHIRRGAADFGAAGLRVVGTLTTATDLAKYLTPLAKPQQSGIRLEATRTARIPATHEAGLLPQNLPDTGPGLIPEIGGKILQELLKTGSSAIGAD; this is encoded by the coding sequence ATGAAATTGGTTGCCGCGGCGACGATCGCGGTCGCTGCGCTCGGTGGCGTGGCCGTGGGCTCGCTACCCGCCGATGGCGTCAGCGTGGTCACCACCGCGTCGGCCGTCGATCCGGCCGGTCTCTACAACAGTGCCCAGTCCAAGTTCGCCGGCGGTGACGTCACCGGTGGTCTCGATCTTCTGCAACAGGTCCTCGCGGTCGCGCCGGCAGATACCGACGCCCTTGCGCTGCAGGCTGTCTGGGCTGACCAGGTCGAGGATGCGGTCGGGCGATCGGCGTTGAGCCGACTGTCGATGATGAACCCGATGCTGGCCACGACGGCACGCAACGTCATCTCGGGTGTGGCGACCGCCGCTGCGATCGTCCCGGACACGACTCCCAAGCCGGTGTCGGGGCGAGTCGCGATCGTCATCCTCGGGTACGGGTTGAACGCGAACGGCAAGATGGCGCCGGAACTCGTCAACCGGGTGTCGGCAGGTAAAGAACAATCCGAGATCACCACCGGCGCGCCCATCGTGGTGACCGGCGGTGTGCCGAAGAAGGGCATCACCGAGGCGGCCGCCATGCGAACGTGGCTCGTCGACAACGGCGTCGACGCCAATCGGATTCTGACCGAGGACAAGTCGGGGTCGACGGTCGCCAACGCGCAGAACACCGCGGAACTGCTCCGGGCCCAGGGGATTCGCGACATCGTCCTGGTTACCTCGCCCAACCACATCCGACGCGGCGCCGCGGACTTCGGCGCGGCCGGCTTGCGCGTCGTCGGAACACTCACCACCGCAACCGACCTCGCCAAGTACCTCACCCCGCTGGCCAAACCGCAGCAGAGTGGCATCCGCCTCGAGGCCACCCGCACCGCGCGGATCCCGGCTACCCACGAGGCGGGCCTGCTCCCGCAGAACCTCCCGGACACCGGCCCCGGCCTGATCCCGGAGATCGGCGGAAAAATCCTTCAGGAGCTGCTCAAGACCGGCTCGTCGGCAATCGGCGCAGACTAG
- a CDS encoding metallophosphoesterase family protein: MFVVAHISDLHFNGTRFNRSRIESTLSYINARAAGIDVLLVTGDIADEGAPSEYREAHGVLESPLPMLITAGNHDVREPFSAALIGTETSGPINHARRISGRDGLDVLFLMCDSSIPGRNDGYLDDATIGWLSDQLDAEDPATPVFIAFHHPPAKLHMPFMDSIRQTGEERLAALVGQHPNVVAFLCGHAHTPAVTVFADRPLCLAPGVSSTLSLPFEGREIVNRGQPPGIAFHLYDDGQLVTHFRSVMF; this comes from the coding sequence GTGTTCGTTGTCGCCCACATCAGCGACCTGCATTTCAACGGGACGCGGTTCAATCGGAGCCGCATCGAGTCGACGCTGAGCTACATCAACGCCCGCGCCGCAGGCATCGACGTCCTACTCGTCACCGGCGACATCGCCGACGAGGGCGCCCCGAGCGAGTACCGCGAGGCCCACGGGGTGCTCGAGAGTCCCCTCCCCATGCTCATCACCGCAGGCAACCACGATGTCCGCGAGCCCTTCAGCGCGGCTCTGATCGGCACGGAGACGTCGGGGCCGATCAACCACGCACGACGCATCAGTGGCCGCGACGGGCTCGACGTCCTGTTCTTGATGTGCGACAGCTCGATTCCCGGCCGCAACGACGGTTACCTCGACGACGCGACCATCGGCTGGCTCTCGGATCAACTCGACGCCGAGGACCCCGCCACCCCGGTGTTCATCGCCTTTCATCACCCGCCGGCCAAGCTGCACATGCCCTTCATGGATTCGATCCGCCAGACCGGCGAGGAGCGACTCGCCGCGCTCGTCGGACAACATCCGAACGTCGTCGCGTTCCTGTGCGGACACGCGCACACGCCTGCGGTGACCGTCTTCGCCGATCGCCCGTTGTGCCTTGCGCCGGGAGTGTCGTCGACGCTCAGCCTGCCCTTCGAGGGGCGTGAGATCGTCAATCGCGGTCAGCCGCCGGGCATCGCCTTCCACCTCTATGACGACGGGCAGCTCGTCACCCACTTCCGGTCGGTGATGTTCTAG
- a CDS encoding NAD(P)(+) transhydrogenase (Re/Si-specific) subunit beta has translation MSQLVLAAGSHTPSEGISYLVMALYIVSFSLFIYGLMGLTGPKTAVRGNWIAAVGMGLAVAATLLYIWNEGAVGSDGHSTEGVPTINWVLIAVGLALGVALGIPPALKTKMTAMPQLVALFNGVGGGTVALIAWAEFIETSGFSTFHNIEPASPLVVGSLIAAVIGSISFWGSLVAFAKLQEIMPKGLEKAFVANAKLFQAANIVLLLVALGVAIYLGVNASDGGGASMWWMVGLLLAAGVMGLFVVFPIGGADMPVVISLLNAMTGLSAAAAGIALDNTALIVAGMIVGASGSILTNLMAKAMNRSIPAIVFGSFGGGDAAVAGGPGGEGGTVKATSAADAAIQMAYANQVIVVPGYGLAVAQAQHVVKEMANLLEAKGVEVKYAIHPVAGRMPGHMNVLLAEADVAYDAMKEMDDINGEFSRTDVAIVIGANDVTNPAARNDPSSPIHGMPILNVDEARSVIVLKRSMSSGYAGIENPLFFGDTTSMLFGDAKKSVDGIIEELKAL, from the coding sequence ATGTCACAGTTGGTGTTGGCCGCGGGCTCGCACACCCCGAGCGAGGGCATCTCCTATCTGGTGATGGCGCTCTACATCGTCTCCTTCTCGCTGTTCATCTACGGCCTGATGGGTCTGACCGGACCGAAGACCGCGGTACGCGGCAACTGGATCGCCGCGGTGGGTATGGGTCTGGCGGTCGCCGCGACGCTGCTCTACATCTGGAACGAGGGCGCGGTCGGCTCGGATGGTCATTCCACCGAGGGCGTTCCGACGATCAACTGGGTGCTGATCGCCGTCGGTCTGGCTCTCGGTGTGGCGCTGGGTATCCCGCCCGCGCTGAAGACCAAGATGACGGCGATGCCGCAGCTGGTCGCGCTGTTCAACGGCGTCGGCGGCGGCACGGTGGCGCTGATCGCGTGGGCCGAGTTCATCGAGACCTCCGGGTTCTCCACCTTCCACAACATCGAGCCGGCCTCGCCGCTGGTGGTGGGTTCGCTGATCGCCGCCGTGATCGGTTCGATCTCGTTCTGGGGTTCGCTGGTGGCCTTCGCCAAGCTGCAGGAGATCATGCCGAAGGGACTGGAGAAGGCTTTCGTCGCCAACGCCAAGCTCTTCCAGGCGGCCAACATCGTGCTGCTGCTCGTCGCTCTCGGTGTGGCCATCTACCTGGGCGTCAACGCCTCCGACGGTGGCGGGGCCAGCATGTGGTGGATGGTGGGACTGCTTCTCGCAGCCGGCGTCATGGGTCTGTTCGTGGTGTTCCCGATCGGCGGCGCGGACATGCCGGTGGTCATCTCGCTGCTCAACGCCATGACGGGTCTGTCCGCGGCTGCCGCGGGTATCGCGCTGGACAACACGGCGCTGATCGTGGCGGGCATGATCGTGGGTGCCTCGGGCTCGATCCTGACCAACCTGATGGCCAAGGCGATGAACCGTTCCATCCCGGCGATCGTGTTCGGGTCGTTCGGTGGTGGCGATGCGGCTGTGGCCGGTGGACCCGGCGGCGAGGGTGGCACGGTCAAGGCCACCTCGGCCGCCGACGCCGCGATCCAGATGGCTTACGCCAACCAGGTCATCGTCGTCCCCGGTTACGGTCTGGCGGTGGCGCAGGCCCAGCATGTGGTCAAGGAGATGGCGAACCTGTTGGAGGCCAAGGGCGTCGAGGTCAAGTACGCCATCCATCCGGTCGCCGGTCGCATGCCCGGTCACATGAACGTGCTGCTGGCCGAAGCCGACGTCGCCTACGACGCGATGAAGGAGATGGACGACATCAACGGCGAGTTCAGCCGTACCGATGTCGCCATCGTCATCGGCGCCAACGATGTCACCAACCCGGCCGCGCGTAACGACCCGAGCAGCCCGATCCACGGGATGCCGATCCTCAACGTCGACGAGGCGCGCTCGGTGATCGTGCTCAAGCGGTCGATGAGTTCGGGCTATGCCGGTATCGAGAACCCGCTGTTCTTCGGCGACACCACCAGCATGCTGTTCGGCGACGCCAAGAAGAGTGTCGACGGCATCATCGAGGAACTGAAGGCGCTGTAG
- a CDS encoding FAD-binding protein translates to MATSTEIPATVPLDSVTSFSDEVDVVVIGFGIAGGCAAAEAAANGARVLLLERAAAPGGTTSLSGGFFYLGGGTAVQKATGQEDSVEEMEKYLTAVSVDPEPDKIHAYCADSVDHFNWLEGLGFTFERSFYAEKAVIQPGTEGLMFTGNEKVWPFKDQAVPAPRGHKVPVPGETGGAKLVIDLLVTRLDELGAEVRYETGARQLVVDEQGAVVGVTWKTPDAEGVIRADSVIIAAGGFVMNPDMVAEHTPHLAEKPFVLGNTYDDGLGLRMGRSVGAALKYMDKAFITAPIYPPASMVMGVIVNKYGERFVTEDSYHARTSGFILEQPDSTAYLIVDESHMNQEHNYLIKFIDGYESVAEMEAALGIPEGNLQQTMARYNENAAKKEDPDFHKAAEFLEPQDTGPWAAYDLSLGKAVYAGFTMGGMATSLDGEVLDDSGAVIRGLYAAGASATNIAQDCKGYCSGTQLGEGSYFGRRAGRHAAAKVTSRA, encoded by the coding sequence ATGGCTACCAGCACCGAGATTCCGGCGACCGTTCCCCTCGACTCGGTGACCTCGTTCTCCGACGAGGTCGACGTCGTCGTGATCGGATTCGGCATCGCCGGCGGATGTGCCGCCGCGGAGGCCGCGGCGAACGGCGCACGCGTCCTGTTGCTCGAACGCGCCGCGGCACCCGGCGGCACCACCTCGCTGTCCGGCGGGTTCTTCTACCTCGGCGGCGGCACGGCAGTGCAGAAGGCGACGGGGCAGGAAGACTCCGTCGAGGAGATGGAGAAGTACCTCACCGCGGTCTCGGTGGACCCCGAGCCCGACAAGATCCACGCCTACTGCGCCGACAGCGTCGACCACTTCAACTGGCTCGAAGGCCTCGGCTTCACCTTCGAGCGCAGTTTCTACGCAGAGAAGGCCGTCATCCAGCCCGGCACCGAGGGCCTGATGTTCACCGGCAACGAGAAGGTCTGGCCGTTCAAGGACCAGGCCGTCCCCGCGCCGCGCGGCCACAAGGTGCCGGTCCCGGGGGAGACCGGCGGGGCGAAGCTGGTCATCGATCTGCTGGTCACCCGGCTCGATGAGCTGGGGGCCGAGGTCCGGTACGAGACCGGGGCCCGCCAACTGGTCGTCGACGAGCAAGGCGCGGTGGTCGGCGTGACCTGGAAGACGCCCGATGCCGAGGGCGTCATCCGCGCGGATTCGGTGATCATCGCGGCCGGCGGTTTCGTCATGAACCCCGACATGGTCGCCGAACACACCCCGCATCTCGCCGAGAAGCCGTTCGTGCTGGGCAACACCTACGACGACGGCCTCGGCCTACGCATGGGCCGATCAGTCGGTGCCGCACTGAAGTACATGGACAAGGCGTTCATCACCGCACCGATCTACCCGCCCGCGAGCATGGTCATGGGCGTCATCGTCAACAAGTACGGTGAGCGGTTCGTCACCGAGGACTCCTACCACGCGCGGACATCGGGATTCATTCTGGAACAACCGGATTCGACGGCATACCTCATCGTCGACGAATCACACATGAATCAGGAGCACAATTACCTGATCAAGTTCATCGACGGCTACGAATCCGTCGCGGAGATGGAAGCCGCACTCGGCATCCCCGAGGGCAATCTGCAGCAAACGATGGCGCGGTACAACGAGAACGCCGCGAAGAAGGAGGATCCCGACTTCCACAAGGCGGCCGAGTTCCTCGAACCCCAGGACACCGGCCCCTGGGCCGCCTACGACCTCTCACTGGGCAAGGCGGTGTACGCCGGTTTCACCATGGGCGGCATGGCGACCTCGCTCGACGGCGAAGTGCTCGACGACTCCGGCGCGGTCATCCGCGGTCTGTACGCCGCAGGCGCGAGTGCGACCAACATCGCCCAGGACTGCAAGGGTTATTGCAGCGGAACACAATTGGGTGAGGGGTCGTACTTCGGTCGACGCGCGGGGCGTCACGCCGCGGCGAAGGTGACCTCTCGGGCGTGA
- a CDS encoding molybdopterin-dependent oxidoreductase, whose product MTSIPKLRTPSIAPEVSGVVAVGAALAVGELAAVPVSPDASPYFAVGSTVVDSTPEAVREWAIETFGTSDKVALYVGMGVIIALLAAASGYLERRRPPLGSVIIAVFGVLGVLAAVNRPGASWTYAIPSIIAGVVGVVVLRILLAQLGPNRSREAAVVDDEPEPAARAPLSRRFVLTAAGIAAAAVAVGVVGRRMLADTADTVADRARLLLPKPAVPAPPIPPGAELDLSGATPFVTDNADFYRIDTALQVPTLTTSEWRLRIHGDVDKEVTLSWDDLLAMPMTERVVTLACVSNDVGGDLVGNASWLGVPMRAVLDLAGVRPGADMLLSTSVDGWTCGTPISALTDGRDALLAVGMNGSPLPIEHGYPVRQVVPGLYGYVSATKWVVDWEITRFSDAKAYWTTRGWSALGPIKMASRFDRPADGTEHPAGEVIIAGTAWAQHTGIERVEVRVDQGPWQPAELTTEYSIDTWRQWRFPWQATKGEHTLECRAIDKLGRPQIERYQSPAPDGASGLDDRGYTIT is encoded by the coding sequence ATGACTTCTATCCCGAAGCTGCGCACACCCTCCATCGCCCCCGAGGTGTCCGGAGTGGTGGCGGTGGGTGCGGCCCTGGCGGTCGGTGAGCTCGCCGCGGTCCCGGTGTCGCCGGATGCCTCGCCCTACTTCGCCGTCGGGTCGACGGTCGTCGATTCCACTCCCGAGGCGGTTCGCGAGTGGGCCATCGAGACGTTCGGCACCTCCGACAAGGTCGCGCTCTACGTGGGGATGGGCGTCATCATCGCCCTGCTGGCCGCGGCGTCGGGATACCTCGAACGCCGTCGGCCGCCCCTCGGATCGGTCATCATCGCGGTGTTCGGCGTACTCGGGGTCCTCGCTGCGGTGAACCGTCCCGGGGCGTCGTGGACGTATGCGATCCCGTCGATCATCGCCGGTGTCGTCGGGGTCGTCGTGCTGCGAATCCTGTTGGCGCAGCTGGGCCCGAACCGGTCGCGAGAAGCCGCCGTCGTCGACGACGAGCCGGAACCCGCTGCGCGCGCACCGCTCTCGCGACGTTTCGTGCTGACCGCGGCCGGCATCGCGGCGGCCGCCGTGGCCGTGGGCGTGGTGGGGCGCCGCATGCTCGCCGACACCGCCGACACGGTCGCCGACCGGGCCCGGTTGCTGCTGCCGAAACCGGCCGTGCCGGCTCCTCCGATTCCGCCCGGCGCCGAGCTGGACCTCTCGGGCGCAACCCCTTTCGTCACCGACAATGCCGACTTCTACCGGATCGACACCGCACTTCAGGTCCCCACGCTCACCACAAGCGAGTGGCGGCTGCGAATTCACGGCGACGTCGACAAGGAGGTCACGCTCAGCTGGGATGACCTGCTCGCCATGCCGATGACCGAACGTGTGGTGACCCTCGCCTGCGTCTCCAACGACGTCGGCGGCGACCTGGTCGGGAATGCCTCCTGGCTCGGCGTGCCGATGCGTGCTGTCCTCGACCTCGCAGGTGTCCGCCCGGGCGCAGACATGTTGCTGTCGACCAGTGTGGACGGATGGACCTGCGGCACCCCGATCTCGGCGCTCACCGACGGGCGTGACGCACTGCTCGCCGTCGGCATGAACGGGTCACCCCTGCCCATCGAACACGGATACCCGGTCCGCCAGGTGGTGCCCGGCCTGTACGGATACGTGTCGGCGACCAAGTGGGTTGTCGACTGGGAGATCACCCGGTTCAGCGACGCGAAGGCGTACTGGACGACGCGCGGCTGGTCGGCGCTCGGTCCGATCAAGATGGCATCACGCTTCGACCGCCCCGCCGACGGGACCGAGCATCCGGCGGGAGAGGTGATCATCGCCGGCACCGCGTGGGCCCAGCACACCGGGATCGAGCGGGTCGAGGTGCGCGTCGACCAGGGGCCCTGGCAACCGGCCGAACTCACCACCGAGTACAGCATCGACACGTGGCGGCAATGGCGCTTTCCGTGGCAGGCGACGAAGGGCGAGCACACCCTCGAATGCCGGGCCATCGACAAGCTGGGCCGGCCGCAGATCGAGCGATATCAGTCGCCCGCGCCCGATGGGGCGAGCGGATTGGACGACCGTGGCTACACCATCACCTGA
- a CDS encoding MDR family MFS transporter, whose translation MADSADQRSDKLDRSVIVTGLVIVSGMVMVVLDTTIVNVALDSLSTELDATLSTTQWVVTGYLLAVALVIPLTGWAMDRFGPKPTWITAVSLFVMGSALCAAAWSIESLIAFRILQGLGGGMLLPAGQAIITRAAGPDRLGRAMAILGVPMLLGPVLGPVLGGLLVEYTSWHWIFLVNVPVGILAVVLAVWKLPYGDTAPDRDRLDLLGLALLSGSLVCLLYGLSSASSHGGFTDPGVLGWLIGGAAGLGIYTWHSLRRGADSIVDVRLLTNRVFAAGTVSVFLVAISLFGGMLLLPLYYQAVRGEGALDAGLLLAPQGLGAVVAMVVGGRITDRIGAGYVVPVGVVLAMVGTYPFTQVSVDSSYVWLSLALFVRGMGLGSVMMPTIAAAYSDLGKDVVTRAAPTLSAIQQVGASLGSALLVTALTQRLTHELTSHGVQSNGGGTDLIGSVPPEAMPVIGPLLADSFGYAFWVAFALTAVIVIPAFFLPRHRPRDRDASPASAAGI comes from the coding sequence ATGGCAGATTCCGCCGACCAGCGATCGGACAAGCTCGACCGCAGCGTCATCGTCACCGGGCTGGTCATCGTCTCGGGGATGGTCATGGTGGTCCTGGACACCACCATCGTCAACGTCGCACTGGACTCGCTCAGCACCGAACTCGACGCCACGTTGTCCACGACGCAGTGGGTGGTCACGGGCTATCTGCTCGCGGTGGCGCTGGTCATTCCGCTCACCGGTTGGGCCATGGACCGTTTCGGACCGAAACCGACGTGGATCACCGCGGTGAGTCTGTTCGTCATGGGCTCGGCGCTGTGTGCCGCGGCCTGGTCCATCGAGAGCCTGATCGCCTTCCGCATCCTGCAAGGCCTCGGCGGGGGCATGCTCCTGCCCGCCGGGCAGGCCATCATCACCCGCGCCGCGGGGCCGGATCGACTCGGCCGGGCGATGGCGATCCTCGGCGTGCCCATGCTGCTGGGTCCGGTGCTCGGACCGGTACTGGGCGGCCTGCTCGTCGAATACACCAGCTGGCACTGGATCTTCCTGGTCAACGTCCCGGTCGGCATCCTCGCAGTCGTCCTCGCGGTGTGGAAGCTGCCCTACGGCGACACCGCACCCGACCGCGATCGCCTCGACCTGCTCGGTCTCGCCCTGCTGTCCGGCAGCCTGGTGTGTCTGCTCTACGGACTGTCCAGCGCGAGTTCACACGGCGGGTTCACCGACCCCGGTGTGCTCGGCTGGCTCATCGGCGGTGCCGCCGGTCTCGGGATCTACACCTGGCACAGCCTTCGGAGGGGCGCCGATTCCATCGTCGACGTCCGTCTGCTGACCAACAGGGTGTTCGCCGCGGGAACGGTCTCGGTGTTCCTGGTCGCCATCAGCCTGTTCGGCGGCATGCTGCTCCTGCCGCTCTACTATCAGGCGGTTCGCGGGGAGGGCGCCCTCGACGCCGGTCTGCTGCTAGCACCGCAAGGACTCGGGGCCGTGGTGGCGATGGTGGTGGGCGGCCGGATCACCGACCGCATCGGCGCCGGGTACGTCGTGCCCGTCGGCGTCGTGCTCGCGATGGTCGGCACGTACCCGTTCACCCAGGTGAGCGTCGACAGCTCTTACGTGTGGCTGAGCCTGGCACTGTTCGTGCGCGGTATGGGTCTGGGCTCGGTGATGATGCCGACCATCGCCGCCGCCTACAGCGATCTCGGCAAGGACGTGGTGACACGAGCGGCACCGACGCTCTCGGCGATCCAGCAGGTCGGCGCGTCGCTGGGTAGTGCCCTGCTGGTGACGGCATTGACGCAGCGACTCACCCACGAACTGACCTCCCACGGCGTCCAGTCGAACGGCGGCGGCACCGACCTGATCGGTTCTGTCCCACCGGAAGCCATGCCGGTGATCGGTCCGTTGCTGGCCGATTCGTTCGGCTACGCCTTCTGGGTGGCGTTCGCACTCACCGCGGTGATCGTCATCCCGGCGTTCTTTCTGCCGCGACACCGCCCGCGCGACCGCGACGCGTCACCGGCGTCGGCGGCAGGGATCTGA
- a CDS encoding Re/Si-specific NAD(P)(+) transhydrogenase subunit alpha, whose product MTVGVVRETAPGERRVALVPKVAAALVGKGVPVVVESGAGLGALIPDEAYTEAGATIGDPYSADVVLRVSPPSDEEIGKLRSGQKLIGFLAPRNADNQIGTLRAAGVEAYAVEAIPRISRAQVMDALSSQANVAGYKSVVVAADLSTRFFPMLTTAAGTVKPATVLVLGVGVAGLQALATAKRLGGRTTGYDVRPEVAEQVRSVGAQWLDLGIDAAGEGGYARELTEEERAQQQQALEDAIKGFDVVITTALVPGRPAPRLVTAAAVEGMKPGSVVIDLAGETGGNCELTEPGETVVKHDVTISAPLNLPATMPEHASELYSKNLLALIELMLDENGAITPDFDDEVLAAACVTRDTPQEVKV is encoded by the coding sequence ATGACAGTGGGTGTCGTGCGCGAGACGGCCCCGGGCGAGCGTCGTGTGGCGCTTGTCCCGAAGGTGGCCGCCGCGCTGGTGGGCAAGGGTGTGCCCGTCGTCGTGGAATCGGGGGCCGGTCTCGGCGCCCTGATCCCGGACGAGGCGTACACCGAGGCCGGAGCGACGATCGGCGATCCGTACAGCGCCGATGTGGTTCTGCGGGTGTCTCCGCCGTCGGACGAGGAGATCGGCAAGCTCCGCAGCGGGCAGAAACTGATCGGGTTCCTCGCGCCGCGTAACGCCGACAATCAGATCGGCACGCTGCGTGCGGCCGGCGTCGAGGCCTATGCGGTGGAGGCGATTCCGCGTATCTCGCGCGCCCAGGTCATGGATGCGTTGAGTTCGCAGGCCAACGTCGCCGGCTACAAGTCGGTCGTCGTGGCGGCGGACCTGTCCACCCGGTTCTTCCCGATGCTGACCACCGCGGCCGGCACCGTGAAGCCGGCGACCGTGCTGGTCCTCGGTGTCGGTGTCGCCGGCCTCCAGGCGCTGGCCACCGCGAAGCGTCTGGGTGGCCGGACCACCGGTTACGACGTGCGGCCCGAGGTCGCCGAGCAGGTTCGATCGGTGGGTGCGCAGTGGCTGGATCTGGGTATCGACGCCGCCGGTGAGGGCGGTTATGCCCGTGAGCTCACCGAGGAGGAGCGTGCTCAGCAGCAGCAGGCACTCGAGGATGCCATCAAGGGTTTCGACGTCGTCATCACCACCGCACTCGTGCCCGGACGTCCCGCGCCTCGCCTCGTCACCGCCGCCGCGGTGGAGGGGATGAAGCCCGGCAGCGTCGTCATCGACCTGGCCGGCGAGACCGGCGGCAACTGTGAGCTGACCGAGCCCGGTGAGACCGTCGTCAAACATGACGTGACGATCAGTGCCCCGCTCAACCTCCCGGCCACCATGCCCGAACACGCCAGTGAGCTGTACTCCAAGAACCTGCTCGCGCTGATCGAGCTGATGCTCGACGAGAACGGCGCGATCACACCGGATTTCGACGACGAGGTGCTCGCTGCGGCGTGTGTCACCCGGGACACCCCTCAGGAGGTGAAGGTCTGA
- a CDS encoding nitroreductase family deazaflavin-dependent oxidoreductase, which produces MSLSLWYQRKMNERTVKRIRTKSGSMWGMEMLILRTTGRRSGAPRETPLSWFPADGDRLIVASGGGRRNPDWYANLVAHPDSVSIERHGEPPVEVTPVVLSGADRESAWTSVVEAQPRYAKYQKKATREYPVVRLVARQ; this is translated from the coding sequence ATGTCACTCTCGCTCTGGTATCAGCGGAAGATGAACGAGCGCACCGTCAAACGCATCCGCACCAAGAGTGGATCGATGTGGGGGATGGAGATGTTGATCCTGCGGACCACCGGGCGCAGGTCCGGCGCGCCGCGGGAGACCCCGCTGAGCTGGTTCCCGGCCGACGGCGACCGATTGATCGTCGCGTCGGGCGGCGGCAGACGAAACCCCGATTGGTACGCGAACCTCGTCGCACATCCGGACTCGGTGTCCATCGAGCGGCACGGCGAGCCGCCGGTGGAGGTGACCCCGGTGGTGTTGTCGGGCGCCGACCGCGAGAGTGCATGGACCTCGGTCGTCGAGGCGCAGCCGCGGTATGCCAAGTATCAGAAGAAGGCGACCCGCGAGTATCCGGTGGTGAGGCTGGTGGCCCGGCAGTAA
- a CDS encoding dienelactone hydrolase family protein, whose product MSETITIAAAYGDTEAYVARPDPPAGGVSLPGVLFLTDVIGLRSRTRAMADRIASWGHVVMVPHLFYRFSSAEDWAPAEDLLLPEAREAFFAAAMPRARTLTPDTVRPDLIAYLDALRALPGVSDRPVGVTGYCMGGRLALNVAAARPSDVAAVGMFHAGGLVTDDRDSPHLHLVGIDAFVLAIHADKDRSLPHTAVAQFEHALTSSGVTHAATVYPGASHGYTMSDLPAYHHEACEHHFAELEALFRRTLST is encoded by the coding sequence ATGAGCGAGACGATCACCATTGCCGCGGCGTACGGCGACACCGAGGCCTATGTGGCCCGGCCGGATCCGCCCGCCGGCGGGGTCTCCCTGCCGGGCGTGCTGTTCCTGACCGACGTGATCGGCCTGCGGTCGCGGACCCGGGCGATGGCGGACCGCATCGCGTCGTGGGGTCACGTCGTGATGGTCCCGCATCTGTTCTACCGCTTCTCCTCCGCCGAGGACTGGGCCCCGGCCGAGGATCTGTTGCTGCCGGAGGCGCGTGAAGCGTTCTTCGCCGCCGCCATGCCGCGGGCGCGCACACTCACCCCCGACACGGTGCGCCCCGACCTCATCGCCTATCTCGACGCCCTGCGGGCGTTGCCGGGCGTTTCGGACCGTCCGGTCGGTGTCACCGGCTACTGCATGGGTGGCCGGCTGGCACTCAACGTGGCCGCGGCCCGCCCCTCCGACGTCGCCGCCGTCGGCATGTTCCACGCCGGCGGCCTGGTCACCGACGACCGCGACAGCCCCCACCTGCACCTCGTCGGCATCGACGCGTTCGTGCTGGCCATCCACGCCGACAAGGACCGTTCGCTGCCGCACACCGCCGTCGCCCAGTTCGAACACGCGCTCACCTCGAGCGGTGTCACGCACGCGGCGACCGTGTATCCCGGTGCGTCGCACGGTTACACGATGTCCGACCTGCCCGCCTATCACCACGAGGCCTGCGAACATCACTTCGCCGAGTTGGAGGCGCTGTTCCGTAGAACCCTGTCCACGTGA
- a CDS encoding NAD(P) transhydrogenase subunit alpha: MYAGLLANLAILVLAGFVGFAVISKVPNTLHTPLMSGTNAIHGIVVLGALVVLGKLPADAGWGVRIIAFVALVFGTLNVIGGFAVTDRMLGMFKGKKEAAK, encoded by the coding sequence ATGTATGCCGGACTTCTCGCGAATCTCGCGATCCTGGTGTTGGCCGGGTTCGTCGGGTTCGCAGTCATCTCGAAGGTTCCCAACACCCTGCACACCCCGTTGATGTCGGGCACCAACGCCATTCACGGCATCGTCGTGCTCGGCGCGCTGGTGGTCCTGGGCAAGCTGCCCGCCGACGCCGGGTGGGGCGTGCGCATCATCGCGTTCGTCGCGTTGGTGTTCGGCACGCTGAATGTGATCGGTGGCTTCGCGGTCACAGACCGGATGCTGGGCATGTTCAAGGGTAAGAAGGAGGCCGCCAAGTGA